One Defluviitoga tunisiensis genomic window carries:
- a CDS encoding helix-turn-helix domain-containing protein — protein sequence MDYLTTKQAAEKWNISPRRVQVLFEQGRIKGAVRLGWAWAIPKDAEKPEDARRRRKLKEKLR from the coding sequence ATGGATTACTTAACGACAAAACAAGCAGCTGAAAAATGGAATATATCCCCACGCAGAGTTCAAGTTTTATTCGAACAGGGGCGCATTAAGGGCGCTGTTCGTTTGGGTTGGGCGTGGGCTATACCAAAGGATGCGGAAAAGCCTGAAGATGCGAGACGTAGAAGGAAATTAAAGGAAAAACTGAGGTGA
- a CDS encoding DNA-methyltransferase, with amino-acid sequence MAIKYVPYYPDPVEGQAILDNFKRMLKYKSAGDVKRRLERGMPLYELKKVETVGKNPNGNMLIRGECISACAYLKEQGIEVDLIYIDPPFASGADYAKKVYIRRNPKVAEAIAQAGKELDIEELKTFEEKMYGDIWRKEDYLNWMYENLMAIKSVMSETASIFVHLDWHIGHYVKILMDEIFGEDKLINEIIWYYPDNFQGNVKGFATNHNNIFWYSKNETYISNKVIIPLDKPVKRDKRIWSKELGKLVSARNDDGTLIYEEFTEKKADDVWTIGQTSVTKSTSNEYMDYPTQKPEELLRRIIEASTNEGMLVADFFGGSGVTAAVANKLGRRFIHCDIGINSIQITRDRLIADKAEFDIYEIKDGVSLYRNPTQTMEKIKKLIPGLKNEKSLGDFWAGAISDSKLGLVPVYIPNLMDSSSKLLDKAMMFRIMHEAIPDLPSNVKKVIIYYVDVDNLEEIQKFIDDEEDVIIEIELRDLKDILDDAVFEDYAEFKVSKVQESLIPEYIVEITNFQSDRVSRKIDEYNQKGYANTLITSDDEDIEDDDYEDYNEDGENVVPSKKKFTPILISETGLELIEYISLDCTNQDGVWHSDSEIKIDKLGYVIVNGTKTKNFWDGTIKCEKKPLRLKIRNICGDETIWKLSV; translated from the coding sequence ATGGCAATTAAATATGTTCCATATTATCCTGATCCTGTCGAAGGACAAGCTATATTGGATAATTTTAAAAGAATGCTAAAATATAAAAGCGCAGGAGATGTTAAGAGAAGACTTGAACGAGGAATGCCTTTGTATGAACTGAAAAAAGTTGAAACTGTCGGTAAAAACCCGAACGGTAATATGTTAATTCGCGGGGAATGTATATCAGCTTGTGCATATCTGAAGGAACAGGGAATTGAAGTAGACCTTATATACATAGACCCTCCTTTTGCAAGTGGAGCTGATTATGCTAAAAAGGTATATATACGTCGTAATCCTAAAGTTGCGGAAGCGATAGCCCAAGCAGGAAAGGAACTGGACATAGAAGAGCTTAAAACTTTTGAAGAAAAAATGTACGGTGATATATGGCGTAAAGAAGATTATCTCAATTGGATGTATGAAAACCTCATGGCAATTAAAAGCGTTATGAGCGAAACGGCATCAATATTTGTACATTTAGATTGGCATATAGGGCATTATGTGAAAATATTGATGGATGAGATTTTTGGAGAAGATAAGCTGATTAACGAAATAATATGGTATTATCCGGATAATTTCCAAGGTAATGTAAAAGGTTTTGCAACAAACCATAATAACATATTTTGGTATAGTAAAAACGAAACATATATTTCTAATAAAGTTATAATTCCACTTGATAAGCCAGTTAAGAGAGATAAACGAATATGGTCAAAAGAGTTGGGAAAATTGGTTTCTGCACGTAACGATGATGGGACTTTGATATATGAAGAGTTTACAGAAAAAAAGGCAGATGATGTTTGGACTATAGGACAAACATCAGTAACTAAGTCTACTAGTAATGAATATATGGATTATCCGACTCAGAAACCAGAAGAATTATTAAGAAGAATAATAGAAGCTTCTACTAATGAAGGTATGCTTGTTGCTGACTTTTTTGGTGGCAGCGGAGTTACTGCAGCGGTTGCAAATAAGCTTGGTCGTCGCTTTATTCATTGCGATATCGGCATTAATTCTATCCAGATAACCCGTGACAGGCTTATAGCAGACAAAGCTGAGTTTGATATTTATGAAATTAAGGACGGAGTATCTTTATATAGAAACCCAACCCAAACAATGGAGAAGATAAAAAAATTAATACCCGGACTTAAGAATGAAAAAAGTCTAGGTGACTTCTGGGCAGGAGCTATATCTGACAGTAAGCTGGGTCTGGTACCCGTATATATACCAAACTTAATGGACAGCAGTTCTAAATTGCTTGACAAAGCAATGATGTTCCGCATTATGCATGAGGCTATTCCTGACCTTCCATCTAATGTAAAGAAAGTAATTATTTATTATGTTGATGTCGATAATTTAGAGGAAATTCAAAAATTTATTGATGATGAAGAAGATGTCATTATTGAAATTGAATTGCGAGATTTGAAGGATATACTTGACGATGCGGTATTTGAAGATTATGCTGAGTTTAAAGTTTCAAAAGTACAGGAGTCGCTCATTCCGGAGTATATAGTTGAAATTACTAATTTTCAAAGTGACAGGGTTAGCCGAAAAATCGATGAGTATAACCAGAAAGGATATGCAAATACATTAATTACATCCGATGATGAAGACATAGAAGATGATGATTACGAAGATTACAATGAAGACGGTGAAAATGTTGTGCCTAGCAAGAAAAAGTTTACCCCTATTTTGATTAGCGAAACTGGACTTGAATTAATTGAGTATATTTCTCTTGACTGTACTAATCAGGACGGAGTTTGGCACAGTGACAGCGAGATTAAAATTGACAAGCTTGGATATGTTATTGTAAATGGAACCAAGACTAAAAATTTTTGGGATGGGACCATCAAATGTGAGAAAAAACCTTTGAGGCTAAAGATCCGTAATATTTGTGGCGACGAAACGATATGGAAATTATCAGTTTAA
- the istA gene encoding IS21 family transposase has protein sequence MIGIEQYRKIQEYKALGLAQTRTAKALGITYSSVSKYWNMSEEDYVREAEKERYHMDNYRQYILEHLKICPQMRDTNIYLKLVEAFPDLQVKRATFYRYMKALREQHGYPHASKRKTSPREISPPGYEAQADFGQYKLKDMYGRIVRIYFFCMVLSYSRMKFVYFSPDPFTTKTAIKAHNYAFQYFGGRTQTILYDLDRVYVVSENLGNIIFVPAFEEYVKRIGYNVSLCRPRDPQSKGKVEEVIGYIKQSFLEGRIYTGIDCLNSAALSWLDREGNGRIHTVTRKVPREMFMEEQKYLLHVKPYSEVSSTVASFDKDGVVNYKGNRYLINTGMMDAHKRIRIEDDGEMLLFYDAETNDLLAKYPVTEDTGQLFKPEENYSRDRVSLTIIKQYFAEYEIAQEFIRRMEQQQPKYFNTHCIRLYRMTKFYTIGQLLDGIEYCIDTERCSAYELLAYLMYQYGEHIAKKFLPNQQYFNHLARSKEIRREIDG, from the coding sequence ATGATTGGAATCGAGCAATACCGAAAAATCCAGGAGTACAAAGCACTTGGACTTGCTCAGACAAGAACCGCAAAAGCACTGGGGATAACCTATTCTTCTGTCAGCAAATACTGGAATATGAGCGAAGAAGATTATGTAAGGGAAGCTGAAAAGGAAAGGTACCACATGGATAACTATCGTCAGTACATACTGGAACATTTGAAAATTTGTCCACAAATGAGGGATACAAACATCTATCTCAAATTGGTGGAGGCCTTCCCTGATCTACAAGTTAAACGAGCTACATTCTACCGCTATATGAAAGCCTTAAGGGAACAGCACGGGTATCCGCATGCCAGTAAACGTAAAACCTCACCCCGTGAAATTTCTCCACCGGGATATGAAGCGCAGGCGGATTTTGGTCAATACAAACTTAAGGACATGTACGGGCGAATTGTACGAATATATTTCTTCTGCATGGTTCTGAGTTATAGCAGAATGAAATTTGTTTATTTTTCACCGGATCCCTTTACAACCAAAACAGCCATTAAAGCTCATAACTATGCATTCCAATATTTTGGAGGAAGAACACAGACTATTCTTTATGACCTTGACCGTGTCTATGTAGTCAGTGAAAATCTGGGAAATATCATATTCGTACCAGCCTTTGAAGAATATGTTAAGCGTATAGGTTACAATGTTTCGCTATGTAGACCAAGAGATCCTCAAAGTAAGGGCAAGGTTGAAGAGGTGATTGGATACATAAAGCAAAGTTTTCTTGAGGGCAGGATATACACCGGAATTGATTGCCTTAACAGTGCTGCCCTTTCATGGTTGGATAGGGAAGGCAACGGGCGAATACATACTGTGACCAGAAAAGTGCCGCGTGAAATGTTCATGGAAGAGCAAAAATACCTGCTCCATGTCAAACCTTATTCCGAAGTATCAAGCACTGTTGCCTCCTTTGATAAGGATGGAGTTGTAAATTATAAAGGCAACCGTTATCTGATTAATACAGGTATGATGGATGCTCATAAACGCATTCGCATTGAAGATGATGGTGAAATGCTTTTGTTCTATGATGCTGAAACAAATGATTTATTGGCTAAATATCCAGTCACAGAAGATACCGGGCAGTTGTTCAAACCAGAAGAAAATTACAGCAGAGACAGGGTTTCTTTAACCATCATAAAACAATATTTTGCAGAATACGAAATAGCTCAGGAATTCATTCGCCGGATGGAGCAGCAACAGCCGAAATATTTTAATACACATTGCATTCGATTATACCGGATGACAAAGTTTTATACAATTGGACAATTGCTTGATGGAATAGAATACTGCATTGATACTGAACGCTGCAGTGCCTATGAGCTTTTGGCTTATCTCATGTATCAGTACGGAGAGCATATAGCTAAGAAGTTTTTGCCGAATCAGCAGTATTTTAATCATTTGGCGAGGAGTAAAGAAATAAGGAGGGAAATCGATGGCTGA
- a CDS encoding ATP-binding protein has product MADITEIRELAQKLNLWNIARGYIDLNDEKLSNLDYLKMVLEKELEIRVRQKYTKLRKASKLPNKAFDASNSNKGLKWQIKQLSNLTWLKEEQNLILLGKCGTGKTGLAAQLGETAISNGHKTYYAPFDNFIAVAEKKATNPKAEAIFSYMQECDLIIIDDVFYVEPTRAELQVFYRAVTFLNETRSIIFITNRELSAWIDAAEDKHLCQTLLDRMTVNCQIVRLTDK; this is encoded by the coding sequence ATGGCTGATATAACAGAAATCCGTGAATTGGCCCAAAAGCTCAACCTTTGGAATATCGCAAGGGGATATATTGATTTGAATGATGAGAAACTATCAAACCTTGACTATCTTAAGATGGTGTTAGAAAAAGAATTGGAGATTAGGGTCAGGCAAAAATACACCAAGCTGAGGAAGGCAAGTAAGCTTCCAAACAAAGCATTTGACGCATCGAATTCAAACAAGGGCTTAAAATGGCAGATTAAACAGTTATCCAACCTGACATGGCTTAAGGAAGAGCAAAACTTAATCCTGCTGGGAAAATGCGGGACGGGTAAGACCGGTCTTGCAGCGCAACTTGGAGAAACTGCAATCAGCAATGGACATAAAACCTATTATGCGCCTTTTGATAATTTTATCGCAGTGGCAGAAAAGAAAGCCACAAATCCAAAAGCAGAAGCGATCTTTTCTTATATGCAGGAATGTGACTTAATTATTATTGATGATGTCTTTTATGTGGAACCAACCAGGGCAGAACTGCAGGTTTTCTACCGGGCAGTTACCTTTCTTAATGAAACCAGAAGCATTATTTTTATAACCAATCGTGAACTGTCAGCATGGATAGATGCAGCTGAGGATAAGCATCTTTGCCAGACTTTATTGGACAGAATGACGGTCAATTGTCAAATTGTTCGTTTGACTGACAAGTAA
- a CDS encoding DEAD/DEAH box helicase family protein — translation MIQRKRDMWYSSSECTIDELISYIVNKGEMRDVQIDAIKTYLYLKIACENKPLWELFSRGYFNNLNVDDLEVKASLREKLQNNPAALALYEYSTLKNEKDEQVSEKLEKAIINEIDNIDFVDIFKKIFYNVSYTDYLFSLPMGAGKTYLMAAFIYLDLYFAVNEPDNNAFAHNFIIFAPSGLKSSVVPSLKTIKKFDPLWILPDPAASDIKRIIKFEILDQNKAEKRSNKTRNPNVQKIAAYQPFDQLIGLVAITNAEKVILDRVEVRDGQLSLFEDSEDEKDRQANELRNLIGKIPNMAIFIDEVHHASTDEIKLRAVVNDWMEKNNTINSVIGFSGTPYLDKAYPVEITKTLNIKSIEIANTVYYYPLIQGIDNFLKRPVVKISNQEDSLQIIEDGVRDFLNTYKDKTYAGDLTSKLAIYCGKGKHKSAIDYLEEEVYPCVAKIVEEYGMDPKETILKYHKGNKKHPISAESKLEFEALDMPFSKIRIILLVHIGKEGWDCRSLTGVILSQKGDCPINMVLQTSCRCLRQVEKGKHESALIWLNQYNAEKLNMQLEKKHNISIKEFEKGANKADKEIKRYSRMDYLKLPKIDYYQLRVHYDCIIKGKPQILNPKLSDVITPESKQASIVKIQDFEQRLLGMDVKKAMETEPVNYNRWLYDISKESFGMLPVSILRQHDEFLRQIFNEITLLKNGVRYFSSVFNIKIINQNIRKLFYEKRDLRTTEEVIPQDARLLKIESLTSPVNTSEPESYYPPQDITEKIILEDKGQLKPDKKAMEMMKLAEETENWDILKQLKSKYMSHPEKDRSFHYLPYRLDSNFERLLLEQVLALAAAKKRNLEIYYNGDNSLTEFKIRCYKGSSGRKRYIGTYTPDFLIIKRKNGKIYKAIIVETKGSLYAKDEIFQLKRTFVEKEFIEINQNKAGYPKFKYLYLEDSLTESELIIKTVSAIEDFFEEEM, via the coding sequence ATGATTCAGAGAAAAAGAGATATGTGGTACTCTTCTTCAGAGTGTACCATTGATGAATTGATATCCTACATAGTTAATAAAGGTGAAATGCGCGACGTACAAATTGATGCAATTAAAACTTATTTGTATTTAAAGATAGCTTGCGAAAATAAACCACTGTGGGAATTATTCTCCAGAGGCTATTTTAACAATTTAAATGTTGATGATTTAGAAGTTAAAGCTTCATTAAGAGAGAAATTGCAAAACAATCCGGCAGCGCTAGCTTTGTATGAGTATTCTACCTTGAAAAATGAGAAAGATGAACAAGTTTCAGAAAAGCTGGAAAAGGCAATAATAAATGAAATTGATAATATAGATTTTGTGGATATATTTAAAAAAATCTTTTACAATGTGTCATACACAGATTACCTTTTTAGTCTGCCTATGGGAGCTGGCAAAACTTATTTAATGGCAGCTTTTATATATTTGGATTTGTATTTTGCTGTAAACGAGCCCGATAATAATGCATTTGCTCACAATTTTATTATATTTGCACCATCAGGCCTAAAAAGTTCTGTAGTGCCCAGCTTAAAAACTATTAAAAAATTCGATCCTCTATGGATTCTTCCCGATCCTGCTGCCAGTGACATTAAGAGAATCATTAAATTTGAGATTCTTGATCAAAATAAAGCGGAAAAAAGAAGTAATAAAACAAGAAATCCAAATGTACAGAAAATTGCCGCCTATCAGCCTTTTGATCAATTAATAGGTTTGGTTGCCATAACCAACGCTGAGAAAGTAATCTTAGACCGTGTTGAAGTCAGGGATGGACAATTAAGTTTATTTGAGGATAGCGAGGATGAAAAGGACAGGCAGGCTAATGAACTTAGAAATCTGATTGGGAAAATTCCAAATATGGCGATTTTTATTGATGAGGTGCATCACGCTTCAACAGATGAGATTAAGTTGAGAGCAGTAGTAAACGATTGGATGGAAAAGAACAATACGATCAATTCTGTTATTGGATTTTCGGGTACACCGTATTTAGATAAGGCATATCCTGTTGAAATAACGAAAACTTTGAATATAAAAAGTATAGAAATTGCCAATACGGTATATTATTACCCGCTAATTCAAGGGATTGATAATTTCTTAAAGCGTCCTGTGGTTAAAATTTCAAATCAAGAAGATAGTCTTCAAATTATTGAAGATGGAGTAAGGGATTTTTTGAACACTTATAAGGATAAGACTTACGCGGGAGATTTGACATCCAAATTAGCGATATACTGCGGTAAAGGAAAGCACAAAAGTGCAATTGATTATCTGGAAGAAGAAGTTTACCCTTGTGTAGCAAAGATTGTGGAAGAATACGGGATGGATCCCAAAGAGACTATATTAAAGTATCATAAGGGGAATAAGAAGCATCCCATATCTGCCGAAAGCAAGCTTGAATTTGAAGCGTTGGATATGCCATTTTCAAAAATACGCATAATACTTCTTGTGCATATAGGAAAGGAAGGCTGGGACTGCCGTAGCTTAACTGGGGTTATCTTGTCGCAAAAAGGCGATTGTCCCATTAACATGGTGTTGCAGACTTCCTGCAGATGTTTGCGTCAGGTTGAAAAAGGCAAACATGAATCGGCACTGATTTGGCTTAATCAATACAATGCCGAAAAACTTAACATGCAGCTTGAGAAGAAGCATAATATCTCTATTAAAGAATTTGAAAAAGGTGCAAATAAAGCTGATAAAGAGATTAAGCGTTACAGCCGGATGGATTATTTAAAACTCCCAAAAATAGACTATTATCAGCTCAGAGTACATTATGATTGCATTATTAAGGGAAAACCTCAGATTTTGAACCCGAAATTATCGGATGTTATTACTCCAGAAAGTAAACAAGCCTCCATAGTAAAAATTCAGGATTTTGAACAAAGACTTCTGGGAATGGATGTAAAAAAAGCAATGGAGACTGAACCTGTAAATTATAACCGATGGTTATATGATATTAGCAAGGAAAGTTTTGGTATGCTGCCAGTTTCGATATTGAGGCAACATGATGAGTTTTTGCGCCAGATTTTTAATGAGATCACATTGTTGAAAAATGGTGTTAGATATTTCAGTTCAGTTTTTAACATTAAGATAATTAATCAAAATATACGCAAGCTATTTTATGAAAAGCGTGATTTGCGAACCACAGAGGAGGTTATCCCACAGGATGCCCGCCTTCTAAAAATTGAAAGCCTGACATCACCAGTGAATACTTCTGAACCGGAAAGCTATTATCCACCGCAGGATATAACGGAGAAAATTATTCTAGAAGACAAAGGGCAGCTAAAACCTGATAAAAAGGCTATGGAAATGATGAAGCTTGCTGAGGAAACCGAAAATTGGGATATTCTTAAACAACTAAAATCGAAATATATGTCTCACCCTGAAAAAGACCGCTCTTTCCACTATCTTCCTTATAGGCTGGATAGTAATTTTGAAAGGCTTTTATTAGAGCAGGTACTTGCATTAGCTGCAGCAAAAAAACGAAATCTCGAAATATATTATAACGGGGACAACTCGCTGACTGAATTCAAAATTCGCTGTTATAAAGGAAGCAGTGGGCGTAAACGATATATTGGTACGTATACACCTGATTTTCTAATTATCAAACGTAAGAATGGGAAAATTTATAAAGCAATAATTGTTGAAACCAAAGGAAGTTTATATGCTAAAGACGAGATCTTTCAGTTAAAGAGAACCTTTGTTGAAAAAGAGTTTATAGAAATCAATCAAAATAAAGCCGGGTATCCGAAGTTTAAGTACCTGTATTTAGAAGATAGTTTGACTGAATCCGAGCTCATAATAAAAACAGTAAGCGCAATTGAAGATTTTTTCGAGGAGGAAATGTAA